The Deinococcus radiopugnans ATCC 19172 genome contains a region encoding:
- a CDS encoding IMPACT family protein, with protein sequence MSESQLPDPYTTLAGEHRHSAVVDNSEFLAFAARADTPQQALAYLETVRARYPDATHHCWAYLIGAEYRFNDDGEPGGTAGAPMLRAIGSQGLDHVMAVVARYYGGVKLGTGGLVRAYGGTAAECLRTAPRLEVRPRQPLRVRVAFAHLSALYHLLETFGAERGAEEYAASGLEMAVALLPEDVDAFTAALADATRGEGAVEGR encoded by the coding sequence ATGTCTGAGTCACAGCTGCCTGACCCCTACACCACCCTGGCCGGGGAACACCGTCACAGCGCCGTGGTCGACAACAGCGAGTTTCTGGCGTTTGCCGCGCGGGCCGACACCCCGCAACAGGCGCTGGCCTACCTGGAGACGGTCCGGGCGCGCTACCCCGACGCCACCCACCACTGCTGGGCCTACCTGATCGGGGCCGAGTACCGCTTCAACGACGACGGCGAGCCGGGCGGCACGGCGGGTGCCCCGATGCTGCGGGCCATCGGCAGCCAGGGACTCGATCATGTGATGGCGGTGGTGGCACGCTATTACGGCGGCGTCAAGCTGGGCACCGGGGGGCTGGTGCGCGCCTACGGCGGCACGGCGGCGGAGTGCCTGCGGACCGCGCCCCGGCTGGAGGTCCGTCCGCGCCAGCCGCTGCGGGTGCGCGTGGCTTTTGCCCACCTCAGCGCCCTGTACCACCTGCTGGAGACCTTTGGCGCCGAGCGCGGCGCGGAGGAGTACGCCGCGTCAGGCCTGGAGATGGCGGTGGCCCTCCTGCCCGAGGACGTGGACGCCTTCACGGCAGCGCTGGCAGACGCGACGCGGGGTGAGGGGGCGGTGGAGGGCCGTTGA
- a CDS encoding NUDIX domain-containing protein has protein sequence MSDATPAGHPNWATLTEDAAQPWATLESRQLVDGYRVVLEDRVQVRPGVETLYQYRPRGPRAVFVLPVTAAGEAVLIRQYRYPLRATVTEVVAGGVERGENLLDAAARELLEEVGGVSHDWVPLPGFYPQPSISGVVFYAALALNVTLGATHHEDTETIERVVLPLQEAYRMLEAGEIQDGPSGLTLFHARRHLAERGLL, from the coding sequence ATGAGCGATGCCACCCCCGCAGGCCATCCCAACTGGGCCACGCTGACCGAGGACGCTGCCCAGCCCTGGGCCACGCTGGAAAGCCGACAACTGGTGGACGGGTACCGGGTGGTGCTGGAAGACCGCGTGCAGGTCAGGCCCGGCGTGGAGACGCTGTACCAGTACCGCCCGCGTGGCCCCCGCGCCGTGTTCGTCCTGCCGGTGACGGCGGCGGGCGAGGCGGTGCTGATCCGCCAGTACCGCTACCCGCTGCGCGCCACCGTCACCGAGGTCGTCGCGGGCGGTGTGGAACGCGGCGAGAACCTGCTGGACGCCGCCGCCCGCGAGCTGCTGGAGGAAGTGGGCGGCGTCAGCCACGACTGGGTGCCGCTCCCCGGCTTCTACCCGCAGCCCAGCATCAGCGGCGTGGTCTTTTACGCCGCGCTGGCCCTGAACGTGACCCTGGGGGCCACCCACCACGAGGACACCGAGACCATCGAGCGCGTGGTGCTGCCCCTCCAAGAGGCGTACCGCATGCTGGAGGCCGGGGAGATTCAGGACGGCCCCAGTGGCCTGACGCTGTTTCACGCGCGCCGTCATCTGGCCGAACGCGGGCTGCTGTAG
- a CDS encoding DUF4403 family protein, with protein MTPDLQPPARPAASLTLPLRLPYPELSRLGTAWAAGQTFTLPLPTAPSLRVTKLQFSAAGPRLNVTLSVQSSGLLGLKATFDLSGRPVLDVAGQVLTLEDIAVSTHREGLSGRLIGLLADARVTAYLTRLARVDLGPRLAALQAQAQARLPFSALERTEVTGTVTHLAVTGLEVTPDALVLIAAAGGALQVTLKDGRLLPR; from the coding sequence ATGACCCCTGATCTCCAGCCGCCTGCACGGCCCGCCGCCTCGCTGACCTTGCCCCTGCGGCTGCCGTATCCGGAACTGTCGCGCCTGGGCACCGCCTGGGCGGCGGGGCAGACCTTCACGCTGCCGCTGCCGACAGCGCCCAGCCTGCGCGTGACGAAGCTCCAGTTCAGCGCCGCCGGGCCGCGCCTGAACGTCACGCTCTCGGTGCAGAGCAGCGGCTTGCTGGGACTCAAGGCCACCTTCGATCTGTCTGGAAGGCCGGTGCTGGACGTGGCCGGACAGGTCCTGACCCTGGAAGACATCGCGGTCAGCACCCACAGGGAAGGTCTGAGTGGCCGCCTGATTGGCCTGCTGGCCGACGCCCGCGTGACCGCCTACCTGACGCGGCTGGCGCGGGTGGACCTCGGTCCGCGGCTGGCCGCCTTGCAGGCCCAGGCGCAGGCCCGTCTTCCCTTCTCGGCCCTGGAGAGGACCGAGGTGACGGGCACGGTCACGCACCTGGCCGTGACGGGCCTGGAGGTCACGCCCGACGCCCTGGTGCTGATTGCGGCGGCGGGTGGGGCGTTGCAGGTGACGCTGAAGGATGGACGGCTCCTGCCCCGGTAG